From one Macaca nemestrina isolate mMacNem1 chromosome 3, mMacNem.hap1, whole genome shotgun sequence genomic stretch:
- the LOC105477327 gene encoding MOB kinase activator 1B isoform X2, which translates to MEGATDVNDSGSRSSKTFKPKKNIPEGSHQYELLKHAEATLGSGNLRMAVMLPEGEDLNEWVAVNTVDFFNQINMLYGTITDFCTEESCPVMSAGPKYEYHWADGTNIKKPIKCSAPKYIDYLMTWVQDQLDDETLFPSKIGVPFPKNFMSVAKTILKRLFRVYAHIYHQHFDPVIQLQEEAHLNTSFKHFIFFVQEFNLIDRRELAPLQELIEKLTSKDR; encoded by the exons TGGTAGTCGCTCTTCTAAAACTTTTAAACCAAAGAAGAACATTCCAGAGGGTTCTCACCAGTATGAGCTCTTAAAACATGCAGAAGCCACACTTGGCAGTGGCAACCTTCGGATGGCTGTCATGCTTCCTGAGGGGGAAGATCTAAATGAATGGGTTGCAGTTAACA CTGTGGATTTCTTCAATCAGATCAACATGCTTTATGGAACCATCACAGACTTCTGTACAGAAGAGAGTTGTCCAGTGATGTCAGCTGGCCCAAA ATATGAGTATCATTGGGCAGATGGAACGAACATAAAGAAACCTATAAAGTGCTCTGCACCAAAGTATATTGATTACTTGATGACTTGGGTTCAGGACCAGTTGGATGATGAGACGTTATTTCCATCAAAAATtg GTGTCCCATTCCCAAAGAATTTCATGTCTGTGGCAAAAACTATACTCAAACGCCTCTTTAGGGTTTATGCTCACATTTATCATCAGCATTTTGACCCTGTGATCCAACTTCAGGAGGAAGCACATCTGAATACATCTTTcaagcactttattttttttgtccAG GAATTCAACCTTATTGATAGAAGAGAACTTGCACCACTCCAAGAACTGATTGAAAAACTCACCTCAAAGGACAGATAA
- the LOC105477327 gene encoding MOB kinase activator 1B isoform X3: MSFLFGSRSSKTFKPKKNIPEGSHQYELLKHAEATLGSGNLRMAVMLPEGEDLNEWVAVNTVDFFNQINMLYGTITDFCTEESCPVMSAGPKYEYHWADGTNIKKPIKCSAPKYIDYLMTWVQDQLDDETLFPSKIGVPFPKNFMSVAKTILKRLFRVYAHIYHQHFDPVIQLQEEAHLNTSFKHFIFFVQEFNLIDRRELAPLQELIEKLTSKDR; this comes from the exons TGGTAGTCGCTCTTCTAAAACTTTTAAACCAAAGAAGAACATTCCAGAGGGTTCTCACCAGTATGAGCTCTTAAAACATGCAGAAGCCACACTTGGCAGTGGCAACCTTCGGATGGCTGTCATGCTTCCTGAGGGGGAAGATCTAAATGAATGGGTTGCAGTTAACA CTGTGGATTTCTTCAATCAGATCAACATGCTTTATGGAACCATCACAGACTTCTGTACAGAAGAGAGTTGTCCAGTGATGTCAGCTGGCCCAAA ATATGAGTATCATTGGGCAGATGGAACGAACATAAAGAAACCTATAAAGTGCTCTGCACCAAAGTATATTGATTACTTGATGACTTGGGTTCAGGACCAGTTGGATGATGAGACGTTATTTCCATCAAAAATtg GTGTCCCATTCCCAAAGAATTTCATGTCTGTGGCAAAAACTATACTCAAACGCCTCTTTAGGGTTTATGCTCACATTTATCATCAGCATTTTGACCCTGTGATCCAACTTCAGGAGGAAGCACATCTGAATACATCTTTcaagcactttattttttttgtccAG GAATTCAACCTTATTGATAGAAGAGAACTTGCACCACTCCAAGAACTGATTGAAAAACTCACCTCAAAGGACAGATAA
- the LOC105477327 gene encoding MOB kinase activator 1B isoform X4 yields MFCGSRSSKTFKPKKNIPEGSHQYELLKHAEATLGSGNLRMAVMLPEGEDLNEWVAVNTVDFFNQINMLYGTITDFCTEESCPVMSAGPKYEYHWADGTNIKKPIKCSAPKYIDYLMTWVQDQLDDETLFPSKIGVPFPKNFMSVAKTILKRLFRVYAHIYHQHFDPVIQLQEEAHLNTSFKHFIFFVQEFNLIDRRELAPLQELIEKLTSKDR; encoded by the exons TGGTAGTCGCTCTTCTAAAACTTTTAAACCAAAGAAGAACATTCCAGAGGGTTCTCACCAGTATGAGCTCTTAAAACATGCAGAAGCCACACTTGGCAGTGGCAACCTTCGGATGGCTGTCATGCTTCCTGAGGGGGAAGATCTAAATGAATGGGTTGCAGTTAACA CTGTGGATTTCTTCAATCAGATCAACATGCTTTATGGAACCATCACAGACTTCTGTACAGAAGAGAGTTGTCCAGTGATGTCAGCTGGCCCAAA ATATGAGTATCATTGGGCAGATGGAACGAACATAAAGAAACCTATAAAGTGCTCTGCACCAAAGTATATTGATTACTTGATGACTTGGGTTCAGGACCAGTTGGATGATGAGACGTTATTTCCATCAAAAATtg GTGTCCCATTCCCAAAGAATTTCATGTCTGTGGCAAAAACTATACTCAAACGCCTCTTTAGGGTTTATGCTCACATTTATCATCAGCATTTTGACCCTGTGATCCAACTTCAGGAGGAAGCACATCTGAATACATCTTTcaagcactttattttttttgtccAG GAATTCAACCTTATTGATAGAAGAGAACTTGCACCACTCCAAGAACTGATTGAAAAACTCACCTCAAAGGACAGATAA